A part of Chanodichthys erythropterus isolate Z2021 chromosome 4, ASM2448905v1, whole genome shotgun sequence genomic DNA contains:
- the LOC137018599 gene encoding adenylate cyclase type 3-like, which yields MTARGSSLSLPRFMRLKFTPESLEKVYQTYFLRQRQETLLVLIVFAALFNSYVIIMCAAVYSQDKLNTLAVAAGGLASDILLYIMSRFRFLPETVSRSLVPYVLWLLITVHVLCYFSLNFAGFYAAGDTVGWQTFFIFSFFLTLPLPLAPIALLSTLSCCAHTLLLGFTVAQRHQDKLQLTVLIRQLVANLMLYFAAVLVGVMSYFMADRKYRTAFLEAKQSLQVSLTLKEQGQQQEELLLSILPKHIADEMLQGMKKEANQKSDAQQFNTMYMYRHENVSILFADIVGFTQLSSAVTPKELVKLLNELFARFDKLAAQHHQLRIKILGDCYYCICGLPDYREDHAACSIMMGLSMVEAISYVREKTQTEVDMRVGVHTGTVLGGVLGQKRWQFDVWSTDVTVANKMESGGIPGRVHISQSTKDCLHGEFDLEEGNGGERCEYLLEKGIDTYLVLVSKETPKTNGVTNGTVSVINTTETSGSNTSLKNIPEESETQRLQLASMTDEGMEVEHLNHLLNKALLERETEETLEERKTGLLSLRFKDSDLESRYSAEKERQTGVAFSCCCVVLIFTSAMEMLIDPQLIVNYVTLAVGELLLLILTLCSLAAIFPRVFSRRLVSFSQWIDRTRWARNTWAMAAIFVLTMAEVADMLSCVQPPLLLLNSTSGLTLESLGDGGCAENPKHYGYISVLSLVATVMLVQLSHVVKLALMLLVTIVTGAVNIHSWMYIYDIYDFIRYLDYRYSVVPTRYLLTMMIIIMMMSFYYFARHVERQSRKLFLWKVEVHDQKEKVYEMRTYNEALVTNMLPDHVAKHFLGSKKRDEELYSQSYDEIGVMFASIPNFSDFYTEESINNGGIECLRILNEIISDFDSLLDRTEFRHITKIKTIGSTYMAASGVTPESNTNGYADRKIEDQCILERWQHFADLADFALAMKVTLGNLNKQSFNNFMLRIGLNKGSVLAGVIGARKPHFDIWGNTVNVASRMESTGVMGNIQVVEDCYNILKEYGFRFVRRGPIFVKGKGELLTFFMKGKDKPVAKTTAVSLPHQILDKS from the exons ATGACGGCGCGTGGGTCCTCTCTGTCTCTGCCGCGTTTCATGCGTCTCAAGTTCACACCGGAGTCTCTCGAGAAAGTTTATCAGACGTACTTTCTGCGCCAGCGGCAGGAGACGTTACTGGTGCTGATCGTGTTCGCGGCTCTGTTCAACAGTTATGTGATCATCATGTGCGCGGCTGTTTACTCTCAGGATAAACTCAACACGCTCGCGGTGGCGGCAGGTGGGCTGGCTTCGGATATTCTGCTCTATATTATGTCCCGGTTCCGTTTTCTGCCAGAGACCGTGTCCCGGAGCCTCGTGCCGTACGTGCTGTGGCTGCTCATCACGGTCCACGTGCTCTGCTACTTCAGTTTGAACTTCGCGGGCTTTTACGCAGCTGGTGACACGGTTGGATGGCAGACATTCTTCATCTTCTCCTTCTTCCTCACGCTCCCACTGCCGCTCGCGCCCATCGCGCTCCTGAGCACGCTCTCGTGCTGCGCGCACACGCTGCTGCTGGGATTCACTGTAGCGCAGAGGCACCAAGATAAACTACAGTTAACAGTGCTGATCAGACAG CTTGTGGCGAATCTGATGCTGTATTTTGCTGCAGTGCTGGTGGGCGTGATGTCATATTTCATGGCCGACCGTAAGTACCGCACAGCGTTCCTAGAGGCCAAACAATCTCTGCAAGTCAGTCTTACGCTGAAGGAACAGGGTCAACAACAG GAGGAGTTGTTGTTGTCCATCTTGCCGAAGCACATAGCAGATGAGATGCTTCAGGGCatgaaaaaagaagcaaatcaGAAATCAGATGCTCAGCAGTTCAACACCATGTACATGTACCGCCATGAAAATGTCAG TATCCTTTTTGCAGATATTGTAGGTTTTACACAGCTGTCGTCTGCCGTGACTCCAAAAGAACTTGTCAAATTACTCAACGAGCTGTTTGCTCGCTTCGACAAACTAGCAGCA CAACACCACCAGCTGAGGATCAAAATTCTGGGAGACTGTTATTACTGTATCTGTGGTTTGCCAGACTACCGTGAAGATCACGCGGCCTGCTCCATTATGATGGGCTTGTCTATGGTGGAGGCCATCTC CTACGTGCGTGAAAAAACTCAGACAGAAGTGGACATGCGTGTAGGCGTGCACACGGGTACCGTACTGGGTGGAGTCCTGGGTCAAAAGCGCTGGCAGTTTGATGTTTGGTCCACTGATGTTACCGTGGCAAACAAGATGGAGTCAGGGGGAATCCCTGG GCGTGTGCACATCTCTCAAAGCACAAAGGACTGTTTGCATGGAGAGTTTGATCTGGAGGAGGGCAATGGAGGAGAACGCTGCGAGTATCTTCTGGAGAAAGGCATTGACACTTACCTGGTGTTGGTGTCCAAAGAAACCCCTAAAACAAACGGAGTGACCAACGGCACAGTGAGT GTGATCAACACCACAGAAACCAGCGGCAGCAACACATCACTAAAGAACATACCTGAGGAGTCAGAAACACAG CGGCTACAGTTGGCCAGTATGACAGATGAAGGGATGGAAGTCGAGCATCTGAACCATCTGCTGAATAAAGCTCTGctggagagagagacagaggagAC TCTGGAGGAGAGGAAGACGGGTCTTCTCTCTCTGAGGTTTAAGGACTCTGATCTGGAGTCTCGTTACTCGGCAGAGAAGGAGAGACAGACAGGTGTTGCTTTCAGCTGCTGTTGTGTGGTTCTGATCTTCACCTCAGCCATGGAAATGCTCATAGATCCACA GTTGATTGTGAATTACGTGACTCTGGCTGTTGGTGAGCTGTTACTGCTGATTCTGACTCTGTGTTCACTAGCGGCCATCTTTCCTCGA GTCTTTTCCCGTAGGCTGGTGTCCTTCTCGCAGTGGATCGACCGCACACGTTGGGCTCGTAACACATGGGCCATGGCCGCCATATTTGTTCTGACCATGGCTGAGGTGGCTGATATG TTGAGCTGTGTTCAGCCCCCCCTGTTGCTCCTGAACTCCACTTCCGGCCTGACTCTCGAGTCTCTGGGTGACGGCGGATGTGCCGAGAACCCCAAACACTACGGATACATATCAGTGCTGTCGCTCGTGGCAACCGTGATGCTCGTACAGCTCAGCCATGTCGTCAAGCTGGCGCTCATGTTGCTGGTTACCATAGTGACAGGAGCCGTAAACATCCACAGCTGGATGTACATTTACGACATCTACGATTTCATTCGCTACCTGGACTACAG GTATTCTGTGGTTCCCACTAGATATCTGCTGACCATGATGATTATCATCATGATGATGAGTTTTTACTACTTTGCACGCCAC GTGGAAAGACAGTCCCGTAAGCTGTTTCTGTGGAAGGTTGAGGTGCACGATCAGAAGGAGAAAGTGTATGAAATGAGAACGTACAATGAGGCGCTGGTCACTAACATGCTTCCTGATCACGTGGCCAAACACTTCCTGGGCTCCAAGAAGCGAGATGAG GAACTTTATAGTCAGTCGTATGATGAGATCGGCGTGATGTTCGCCTCTATTCCCAACTTCTCCGACTTTTACACGGAGGAGAGTATAAACAACGGAGGGATAGAATGCCTCCGAATCCTTAATGAGATCATCTCTGACTTTGACAGT CTTCTGGATCGCACAGAGTTTCGCCACATTACGAAAATCAAGACCATCGGAAGCACATACATGGCTGCGTCAGGAGTGACGCCGGAGAGCAACACTAACGGATACGCCGACCGCAAG ATAGAGGATCAGTGCATCCTGGAGCGCTGGCAGCACTTCGCTGATTTGGCAGACTTCGCGCTGGCTATGAAAGTCACTCTTGGAAACCTAAACAAACAGTCATTCAATAACTTCATGCTCCGTATAG GTCTGAATAAGGGGAGTGTGTTAGCTGGAGTGATTGGTGCACGCAAACCTCATTTCGATATCTGGGGAAACACTGTGAACGTGGCCAGTCGTATGGAGTCCACTGGTGTTATGGGTAATATACAG GTGGTGGAGGACTGCTATAACATCCTGAAGGAGTATGGTTTCCGTTTCGTCAGAAGAGGACCCATCTTTGTGAAAGGAAAAGGAGAACTGCTCACTTTCTTCATGAAGGGCAAAGACAAACCTGTCGCAAAGACAACCGCGGTCTCTCTCCCACATCAAATACTAGACAAATCCTGA